ACTTGCAATCTCTTACTCTCATCATAGACCATTGGCATGGCTAGACTATTTAGTTTTATCTAATATATATAGTAGCAATACACTTCAAgaggaaaaaggaaaggaaattaAAAGAATCATTGGAGCGCTTTGACTATACAATTCTCATTGTTTTGTCAAAAGCAATTAAACAAACTCAAATGATATGCTACGTTATTCTTAAAAACTTGAGATTGGAGGATGAAGGTGCTTCTTCAACCTATCCTCTCCTTCAATCTTTGTTCAATTACATCGAGTACTGAGATATCCTATTCATCTCTCCAATTACATTTTGATATTCCCACGGTCTTAAAATTTAAGTCATGATAATTTTAGACGACTTGTATTTTGTGCATACAAAAAAAGTTTCTCCACCATTGGCATAAAAGTATTTGTATAATTTGCAACTATTAATGAAATAAATAGAGGGTGATTGAACGTTGAGTTGCCAAGCCACTAAACCATGGATATAATGAACTCAAATGTTTCTTATGACTTTCCTTCCCCTGCtttttttcccgaagaagagaaCACTGCATCAAATGAACCCAAAAAATTCCATATTACCTCTAATAAATGCCTACGAGAGAGAGAATCACAGAATAGTtcatctattttttaagctacgCTGAGTGACCAAGTATAGGGCTCTCAAGGTAAGTGTAATATTTACTAGTAATATTGGATCTCTTGAGGTGTTTATGTACAAAAAAAATGATCCCTTCCGAAAAAGAGACTCGGGTTGCAAGTTTTGCACGAAAGAAGGATTCCTTCTCTTTCGCAcatccaccgttggatcaccgATCTCACATCTTTAAAAGCTAACATTGGATGATCGAACGGTGAATTCGCTCGAAGCAAGGTGAATCCTTGTTTCGcgcaaaagatacaacccgaatcTCCGAAGAAAACGTTAAAAAACCCAACTCCTCTGTCTTGCCTTTTTACTCTCCCACCGTTCCcttcaaattaaataaatataagaaaataaataaaataaaagcctCTCTTCCGTTCCCACCCTCCCAGCCAAAAAAATTCTAGGGCTCCTCCCGTCCCGTCCTCCCCTCTCGAATTCGATCCCTCTCCGCCACCAAACCCTCCAATCTTTCTAGGGTTTCTGCCCATGGAACACTAGCTCGTCGATGGAACCAGGCCCCCCGATCTGAATCCGACCACCATGGGCGCCCTGACCGACACCCGCAAGCGCCGCTTCGTCGACCACCACCGCCTCCCCTTCTCCCCCCACCCCCTCTCCGATCCCTCCTTCGTTTCCCCTCCCCCTTTCTCCAAGAAACGAAAGCTTCCCTCCCCGCCGCCCGCCCCCCAGCGCTCCCCCGAAAcaacgccgccgccgccgccaccgtCGTCGCCGCCGCCTGACGCCACCCCTCCCGCCACCATCCGCCGCTTCCCCCCTGTCGCCCCCCTCACCCGCCCCGTCCACGGCCCCCAGCGGATCCTCAGGGCCTTCGGCCTCGGCTCGGCCGGGTCGGTTAAACCCCACTTGCCGGATCTCTTTCTAGGGAGAGAACAGGATATCGAGATGGGGGGTCTCGTCTCGCGGTACCTCCAGGCGAAGAAAGCTGCGTCCTTCTCTTCTTCAACGCAGCGGCGGGAGAAGGGGGAGGTGTCGTTTGGTCCTGGTAGGATTCAGGGATCCGATGACGATGGAAGCCATCAAGGGTTGGGATTGGAGCAGTACAAGAAGTTGGTGAGTAGCATGAAGGAGGGGCATTCGGTGGTATCGGATTCACGGTTGGCGGAGAAGTTGGTTGAGTTAGGGTCCCCGCAGTCACCACCGGCGGTGTCGGATCTGACAGCCGTGGTTCAGAGGACCGAGGAGCCATCTGATTCGCCTGTCATGAATCAGAGGGTGGAGGATGCGAGTGTTATCGTGCTGGAGTCCGCACCGGCGAGGGAGGAGAAGGTGTGGGTCAAGAAGAGTCCACTGTACAAGGAGCTGTATGAGGATTCTATCAGGAAACATGATTCAAAATTGAGTAGCTTGGAATTTGAAGTAAAGTTGGCCGAGAAGAAGATATCTTCCTTCCACTTGGTTCATGAGGCGCTGAAAAGGAAACCCAAGGAGGTACTTAACTTTTCTTCTATCTTCTcgatttttccttttccttttttcttttcagattagaagttttaaattttatgaatGCTGAATAAGTGCAtggagaaaaaaaggaagaatgtCTTTGGATTCTGGAAGAAACTAGAAGATGCTACTAGATAAACAAAAGAATTAAGTTTTTGTCATCTAGCCATGATATTAAtggatttgaaattatttttggcATAACTGCATAATAATGCAAGAAAATGCAATATAAGTCTGAGAAATATGAGGAAATGATACAGAAGTTTAAGGAAACAAATTATTAGGAGATACTGGCTGCTGTGATTTTTTAATTCAAGAAAATTGTAATGGGGAATATATATGCAGCAATGGTGTTGCTTATCTCTCACAATATCCAAACTCCTCCTCCCAAACCTTCCCACTCACCTGCACACTAGTTTCAAATAAATATTCTTGTGACCAGAGCCTTTCTTGACCCAAGACTGCTCGCAAAACTGTTTTTCCATTGTCACATGTTTTAGTGGTGCAATTAAGCTTCGTATAATATATTTATCTTTACCTTGCCCTCCTGTTTTGTCATGCTCCATTCCAGCTTTCGTCTCTGTTTCTATTTAGATAATTTAAGTGAAACGGTGGGCTAACAGCGATAGATATTTGACATTCAAAGTAAGGAAGACCTTCATAAATGCCACATTAATATTCTTTTGATATGAAAATTCTGATCAATGGGAGAGaagatgagaaagaaaaaatggaCTATGATTGGTTATGTAAAGGAGTACAGTGATTGAGACACCTGGAAGTGGCTAGTTGAAGGAGATGAAGACGAAAGGACACAAATTAGAGTGTTTACATGAACAAGAAAAATAGTAATAAGAGTAATATCAGAAGTAGATGGAACAAATCTAATCTTTTGGTTCATATCcctattcctctctctctctctctctctctctctctctctgatgaaGTGGTTGATTCTACTTATATCTTGAGGCAAGGCTTAAATTTATAAGGTACAACTTAAAGAAATATCACCTTGAAATTTGATAGATTTATTCTACAACATTATTTACTAGAAAGTAAAATTCAAATTGTAATGCATACGTTTAATCAAATATGGAGATGATCAAATGGATGGAATTGCATTAGATAGGTTAACATCAGATTTGATACTCTGATTGGAtctgcaaaaagaaaaaagaaaaggttaGAGAGAGACAGGCAAGAAAGAAGATGTCCAATAGTTAATAGCTAATAGCTTGTTGATATGTTTTGGAAGTTGAGAGAGCTTGAAGAGAAACCTTGTTATCTATCATGGTCTACCATACCATCGGGTGCAGAGCGTATCGTACCATATCTGTGTGCTGTCTCGTATTGTACCAACACTCCATATGCTATTTTGTACTGTGCCGAACTGCATACTGACACTGTAATGGAATAGTACCGGTATAGGATATGGTACCAAAAAGGCAAACCTTGTTATCTGTTATAAGCTGGAATATTATTTGTCACTTTGCATATTATTAATACGAAGACCTTAAAGGATTCTAACATTGACTTGCTAATGACTTATAATAACCTTAGGAAAGGTATGGAAATGGAACTGCCACTAAATTAATCTTCTAAACTATTTCAGGACTTGGATGAACCTTTCGTCCCTCTTACAGATGAAGAAGAGGAGGACGTGTACCaggctttgcatgggagaaacaGGTATTGTTGACTGTTGGCCATATGATATATGATTTTCATTTCTATGCTCTTCATAGATTATTTTAGTAGCTTATAGGAAGAGTTTCAAACTAAGGCTATTGCTTTGCAGTCGTGAAGTCCTAGTCATCCATGAACCTTCTAATCTTGAAATAACAAGAGAGGTCCTGCAGTGCTTGAGTTGCGGTGCTTGGCTAAATGATGAGGTGATTATCATTATCTTATTATGTCAAATGCTTAGTTGGGTCTTCTAATGCCATATATACAATATTAGAATGATAGACAACAGTAGTCTTTTAGCTAATAGCTACAATTTTTCCCTAATGCACATGCTTTTATTTTCTTGTGTAGGTCATAAATCTGTACCTTGAACTattgaaggaaagagaaagaagggaacccAAGAAGTTTCTGAAATGCCATTTCTTTAACACATTTTTCTTTAAGAAGGTCTGCTAATGTGCTCACTTAGTGAATTATCTTTCTATATTGAAGATTTAAAACTCATTTTGATATTTATTCATTTAATGTTtggattgagttgggagtgttgAACTTTGAGTAATGGTAAATTCATATTCACTTAGTTCTTGTTTTGTGTTGCATTCTTTTTATGTTGAAAATCcttctttgtttttgtttttatgTTCAATTGTTGTTATTATTCCTTTCTTTTTAAGTCATTTTAATTgcttaaaatttgaaaataaattttatttatttccgTTCATTTGTTTCTGATATTTAAATGGTTATTCTACCATTATTTTTTACCTATGTACATTACAATATGCTCACTCCATGGTGTTTGGTGTTAACAAGGAATCTGCTATTATGCATCAAAGTAGGTTGTCTTAGGGCTGAAATTGGATTGGATACAGATGTTACTTGGGtgcaaaaattcatatctttgTTTTAAATGGATACTGGAAGCATGGATATAATTCGGATAATTAAAGTTTATCACTACaggatcaaagatattactaaatgaaTGATAAATCAAGCTACTAGCATATTAATGTGGTCATTTGTTTTCCTTAAAAATTCatgagtgctatataaaattaaatagggtTACAGATAGAATCGGATATTTGGATATAGATCGGGtggttgtctatccatatctatatctgtttttctttgatggatgtagataaggatatggatattagttgtaTGCTTGAATTTCTATCCATAACCCGATACTAATCAGGTATAAATTTCCCATCAAGAGCCTATTGTAAAGAAAATAAGAATTGGATTATGCTTCTGCATATGCCATTTATTAAGGCTTGTTGTTTTTTATTAGGGTTTTGGTTTATCCATTTATGATTTATGTCATTTTTTTCCTCTTATCCTTCCATGATTTCTTTTGAAGTTTGATCCAAGTCAAGACTGTATCATTGGAAATGCTTAAATGATTCAGTGCATAAAAAAAATGGTGCTCTGCCTTGTGGCAAATGCTGATGCAAAAATGTAATCTAGCTATTCAGAGAGCTGGAGTTTATATCTAAGGGAGGTATTGGTAACTGGATTCATATTGAGAAAATTGATTGTGATGGAACTTCAGGGTTATGCCAGTTTTCTTTGTTTAAATGCAGTGGTTGGTTAATTAGGGGATTAGCAGTTGGTAACCTTGCTATAGATGTTGCTTATAACTATCAGACTTTCTTTTTTCTCGACTTTGAAGTGAAAAACAAAATATACTGCGGACCAACCACAATTACATTACAGAAGTTATAATGAAATATGAAGCCATTTATTAGAAGAATGGTATTTTGGTGTTATGAGTTAAAGATCTGTGAAAACATATGATCAACTTTGACCTTGTATGGAGCTTTCATTGGAGGGGCCTTTGCAAAGAGGATATAGATTTGGACAAAATAAAATGAAGTCATACAGAGATCAAGGTAATTGAAGTGCATTATAAAATGAATTTCATATCAGAGCATGTAGCCTTGAAGCTTTCCTTGAAACCTGGATGGAAATACTAGAAAGGAGAATGGATGTTTTAGATTATTAGAAGGACATTACAGGCACCATGGAGATAGGTGGCAACTTAGCTAACATTGTATATTGCTACTAATTGCATACTACTGGAGGTTATGGTACTTGAAGATTTCAGAATTTTGCAATGGCTGAACCACATGGCTGTTTTGTTGAATTTATGCAAGGCTTAGCTGTAAATGCAATTGgatatatgatttttgttccatcAGCTATGTGTACTTGTTTGCTTGCTTGCAATTTCACTCGACTATTAGGTTTACCATCTTCATTGTTTATCATTTTCCCATAAGTGGTGCACCTTGTTTTTATGCTCTTTATCTTTGTTTTGTTTAATGAATATTCACATCTTAGATAATAATGGTAATGTTCAATCCAggtttttgattttcttcttctttttttttttttggcttactGTTTAGCTTTATAGTGCGAGAAATTGTTATGATTTCAAGGCTGTAAAAAGGTGGACGACTCAAAGGAAGATAGGGTACGGCCTTATTGAGTGTGACAAAGTAAGGTTGTTATGGCCCTTATTGTTCTTCTTCTGAGTGCTTATCAACTTTATCCTTATTATTGCGTCTGTTGTCTCATGTCTAATTCCACAATTTCTTGTGCAGATATTTGTTCCAATACACAAAGAGATACACTGGTGTCTAGCAATTATCAATGTAAAGGATAAGAAGTTTCAGTATCTTGATTCACTTGGTGGAATGGACATGACAGCGCTGAGAGTATTGGTAAGATAAGAATAAGATATATGTTCTTCAAGCAAATAAAGTTATGAAGCATTCATCTGAATCTTATGTGGTCTGTTCTCCAAGTTATTACAAGTAAAAAAACACAGTATTTGGAATACGAAGGAAAGAAATGCCATCACCATTCAAAATTATCATTTGTTCTTCTGTCCTTTTGATCTAAGGTTTGCTGTCTTTGTATCGAACTCCATACTAGTGAAATCCTACTTAGTGTCGGTATATGGTACTGTACGGTATGCCTGTGTCTGTTTGTGGCAGTTCGACATACCGGTATAGTACGGTACGGTACAGGCAATATTGGGTGGTTCGGTCCAGTATGGAATTCCATGTTTTGATCCATTTCCGTTGTTCCTTTTCTgtatctttt
Above is a genomic segment from Elaeis guineensis isolate ETL-2024a chromosome 1, EG11, whole genome shotgun sequence containing:
- the LOC105039843 gene encoding ubiquitin-like-specific protease ESD4 gives rise to the protein MGALTDTRKRRFVDHHRLPFSPHPLSDPSFVSPPPFSKKRKLPSPPPAPQRSPETTPPPPPPSSPPPDATPPATIRRFPPVAPLTRPVHGPQRILRAFGLGSAGSVKPHLPDLFLGREQDIEMGGLVSRYLQAKKAASFSSSTQRREKGEVSFGPGRIQGSDDDGSHQGLGLEQYKKLVSSMKEGHSVVSDSRLAEKLVELGSPQSPPAVSDLTAVVQRTEEPSDSPVMNQRVEDASVIVLESAPAREEKVWVKKSPLYKELYEDSIRKHDSKLSSLEFEVKLAEKKISSFHLVHEALKRKPKEDLDEPFVPLTDEEEEDVYQALHGRNSREVLVIHEPSNLEITREVLQCLSCGAWLNDEVINLYLELLKERERREPKKFLKCHFFNTFFFKKLYSARNCYDFKAVKRWTTQRKIGYGLIECDKIFVPIHKEIHWCLAIINVKDKKFQYLDSLGGMDMTALRVLARYFMDEVKDKSGRELDTRSWKQEAVDNLPLQKNGWDCGMFMLKYADFYTRGLDLCFGQEHMVYFRKRTAKEILRLRAE